Proteins encoded together in one Salmo trutta chromosome 3, fSalTru1.1, whole genome shotgun sequence window:
- the LOC115189351 gene encoding uncharacterized protein LOC115189351 isoform X2, which produces MSLLPVLLLSTLVVYPSSEVLLMPTLTVEPSGRQVYTEDTVSLACQLPGHSGLGWQFYWHKDRQDTSPVEQMWGRVGGGAVYQLWRASVTHTGQYWCRAGRGQPVFYTQYSQAVSVHVIELFTSVTLSASPSTVVKEGGAFNLTCEAQFSNCKLSQHHGNHSLHSHPDPDRNLTTVVVTFSFLRDGWPVARDSVSGMYSVARASSCHMGTYSCVARAGRARRSSQEISITLDNLSLILLTCFGTFLILSVAPLAFFVRLYAMRLWQLRARGQGELQCNECSTIQGPK; this is translated from the exons ATGTCTCTCCTTCCTGTACTTT TGTTGAGTACACTGGTGGTCTATCCATCATCAG AGGTTCTACTGATGCCCACTCTGACCGTGGAGCCTTCAGGACGACAGGTGTACACTGAGGACACAGTCTCCTTGGCGTGTCAGTTACCTGGTCACTCTGGGCTGGGCTGGCAGTTCTACTGGCACAAAGACAG GCAGGACACTAGCCCTGTGGAGCAGATGTGGGGCAGAGTTGGAGGTGGGGCGGTCTACCAACTGTGGCGtgcctctgtcacacacacaggccaGTACTGGTGCAGAGCAGGGAGAGGACAGCCAGTCTTCTACACCCAATACAGCCAGGCAGTCTCTGTTCATGTCATTG AGCTCTTCACATCAGTGACTTTGTCAGCATCTCCTTCGACCGTGGTCAAAGAGGGCGGGGCTTTCAACCTCACCTGTGAGGCCCAGTTTAGCAACTGCAAACTGAGCCAACATCATGGTAACCACAGTCTACATAGTCACCCTGATCCTGACCGTAACTTGACCACAGTGGTTGTAACATTCTCCTTCCTGAGGGATGGCTGGCCAGTGGCCAGGGACTCTGTCAGTGGGATGTACAGCGTAGCGAGGGCTTCTAGCTGTCACATGGGGACCTACAGCTGTGTGGCCAGAGCAGGCAGGGCCAGGAGGAGCAGTCAGGAGATCAGCATCACACTAGACA ACCTGTCTCTGATACTGCTCACCTGCTTTGGCACCTTCCTGATCCTCTCCGTGGCTCCATTGGCATTTTTTGTAAGACTATACGCGATGAGAC TGTGGCAGCTCAGAGCCAGAGGACAAGGAGAATTGCAGTGCAATGAGTGCAGTACAATACAGGGACCAAAATGA
- the LOC115189351 gene encoding uncharacterized protein LOC115189351 isoform X1: MMPEPGMSLLPVLLLSTLVVYPSSEVLLMPTLTVEPSGRQVYTEDTVSLACQLPGHSGLGWQFYWHKDRQDTSPVEQMWGRVGGGAVYQLWRASVTHTGQYWCRAGRGQPVFYTQYSQAVSVHVIELFTSVTLSASPSTVVKEGGAFNLTCEAQFSNCKLSQHHGNHSLHSHPDPDRNLTTVVVTFSFLRDGWPVARDSVSGMYSVARASSCHMGTYSCVARAGRARRSSQEISITLDNLSLILLTCFGTFLILSVAPLAFFVRLYAMRLWQLRARGQGELQCNECSTIQGPK; this comes from the exons ATGATGCCAGAGCCAG GAATGTCTCTCCTTCCTGTACTTT TGTTGAGTACACTGGTGGTCTATCCATCATCAG AGGTTCTACTGATGCCCACTCTGACCGTGGAGCCTTCAGGACGACAGGTGTACACTGAGGACACAGTCTCCTTGGCGTGTCAGTTACCTGGTCACTCTGGGCTGGGCTGGCAGTTCTACTGGCACAAAGACAG GCAGGACACTAGCCCTGTGGAGCAGATGTGGGGCAGAGTTGGAGGTGGGGCGGTCTACCAACTGTGGCGtgcctctgtcacacacacaggccaGTACTGGTGCAGAGCAGGGAGAGGACAGCCAGTCTTCTACACCCAATACAGCCAGGCAGTCTCTGTTCATGTCATTG AGCTCTTCACATCAGTGACTTTGTCAGCATCTCCTTCGACCGTGGTCAAAGAGGGCGGGGCTTTCAACCTCACCTGTGAGGCCCAGTTTAGCAACTGCAAACTGAGCCAACATCATGGTAACCACAGTCTACATAGTCACCCTGATCCTGACCGTAACTTGACCACAGTGGTTGTAACATTCTCCTTCCTGAGGGATGGCTGGCCAGTGGCCAGGGACTCTGTCAGTGGGATGTACAGCGTAGCGAGGGCTTCTAGCTGTCACATGGGGACCTACAGCTGTGTGGCCAGAGCAGGCAGGGCCAGGAGGAGCAGTCAGGAGATCAGCATCACACTAGACA ACCTGTCTCTGATACTGCTCACCTGCTTTGGCACCTTCCTGATCCTCTCCGTGGCTCCATTGGCATTTTTTGTAAGACTATACGCGATGAGAC TGTGGCAGCTCAGAGCCAGAGGACAAGGAGAATTGCAGTGCAATGAGTGCAGTACAATACAGGGACCAAAATGA
- the LOC115189351 gene encoding uncharacterized protein LOC115189351 isoform X3: MPTLTVEPSGRQVYTEDTVSLACQLPGHSGLGWQFYWHKDRQDTSPVEQMWGRVGGGAVYQLWRASVTHTGQYWCRAGRGQPVFYTQYSQAVSVHVIELFTSVTLSASPSTVVKEGGAFNLTCEAQFSNCKLSQHHGNHSLHSHPDPDRNLTTVVVTFSFLRDGWPVARDSVSGMYSVARASSCHMGTYSCVARAGRARRSSQEISITLDNLSLILLTCFGTFLILSVAPLAFFVRLYAMRLWQLRARGQGELQCNECSTIQGPK; encoded by the exons ATGCCCACTCTGACCGTGGAGCCTTCAGGACGACAGGTGTACACTGAGGACACAGTCTCCTTGGCGTGTCAGTTACCTGGTCACTCTGGGCTGGGCTGGCAGTTCTACTGGCACAAAGACAG GCAGGACACTAGCCCTGTGGAGCAGATGTGGGGCAGAGTTGGAGGTGGGGCGGTCTACCAACTGTGGCGtgcctctgtcacacacacaggccaGTACTGGTGCAGAGCAGGGAGAGGACAGCCAGTCTTCTACACCCAATACAGCCAGGCAGTCTCTGTTCATGTCATTG AGCTCTTCACATCAGTGACTTTGTCAGCATCTCCTTCGACCGTGGTCAAAGAGGGCGGGGCTTTCAACCTCACCTGTGAGGCCCAGTTTAGCAACTGCAAACTGAGCCAACATCATGGTAACCACAGTCTACATAGTCACCCTGATCCTGACCGTAACTTGACCACAGTGGTTGTAACATTCTCCTTCCTGAGGGATGGCTGGCCAGTGGCCAGGGACTCTGTCAGTGGGATGTACAGCGTAGCGAGGGCTTCTAGCTGTCACATGGGGACCTACAGCTGTGTGGCCAGAGCAGGCAGGGCCAGGAGGAGCAGTCAGGAGATCAGCATCACACTAGACA ACCTGTCTCTGATACTGCTCACCTGCTTTGGCACCTTCCTGATCCTCTCCGTGGCTCCATTGGCATTTTTTGTAAGACTATACGCGATGAGAC TGTGGCAGCTCAGAGCCAGAGGACAAGGAGAATTGCAGTGCAATGAGTGCAGTACAATACAGGGACCAAAATGA